ccgagaactgacgacacgctgagatactgatgagctgaccctcggtggcagagaggagttgccgtcaagtggagcgtgggaggcgaagggccagagagaggccagaccgggaaggaatccagctggaaggaggagttctatgaaagaccagaactattcaattgtaaaaatccctacgggggtttagaacagccttgCCTGTGTAAacagccttggattaaagtctgaggagaaatctgaggaccaaagaaaggtggtatataaatacctgtataaataaataaagccagcATGGCTGTGTTAGCATCAAGGGCAAGACCAAAAATGACATATGTAGGATGCGAAAAGTAGGAGAGGTCACCCAGAAGTAGCAGCCCAGGCTTGAAGAGGAGTGTCAGGAACACTAAAGCTCACtaggagcagaggctggacaggGACACAAACAGCAACAAAAGAAAGCTTTTTAGATGTGATCAAAGGAACCATGAGAGGAAAAAATAGTAGGGTGGCTGCTTTAGCGAGGATGGTGAAGTGCTGCCTGATGACAAGGAGAAGGCGGAACTGCTCAGCCCCTCCTCTGTCCATCTTCTTCCAGTAAGAGACTGTGCAAACGCTTATGCTGTGTCCTTGGCTGAGGGGTGGTGGCCCACAAGAGCAGGGTCAATGGGCCTGGCTTGATAGAGAGCTGCTTAAGAATTACCCAACTGGCCGTTCAAGTCTTTTGAACCAGACAAACTGCCTCCTGGGGTACTGAAAGAATTCTCAGAACCTCGGTCAGTGCTCCCTGGCCAAGCCTAGAGATGGAGGCACCACCAGACCGGAGCCGGTGGACAGAGTTCCCATCTTCAAGAAAGAGAGAGGACAACAACCCGGGAAATTACAGACCCATCAGCCTTAACTCAAATCCCAGGCGAGATCAGAAGAACAAATGACTGAACAGTCAGTCTGTGTGCATCCGGATATCAGTGCAGTGATCACTAGAAGCCAACAGGGATCTGTCAAAACTAAATCTTATCAGACAAATCTCATTTTTTGTGTTAGCAGCTTAGTGAACAGTGAGAATGCCTTATCTTGATTTCTGCAAAGCATCTGATGAGGCCCCTCGTGACATCTCGCTCAGCAGGAAAATACGGACGGGACTGTAGAGCTGGAGCTGCAGGAGGGGCAATTTCAGGTGGATATCATGAGGAGATGCTTAAAAGCAGTTCGCCAATGGAACCAATTGCCAAGGGGAGTGCTGGTTCCTCCATCGCTTGAAGTCTCcaggcagaggcttgacaggcacctttGGGAGATACCCCAGAGAGGATATTCCTGCTTCCTGCAGGAAGCGTTGCACTAGACAGCCTTTATGGTCCCTTACAACTCTACGATTCTAATACGAAAACCCAAAATAACTCACTTCAGCCTTACTGGGGGGCCCCCAGCTCAAGACAGGAACTCTCACCTGCAGGGCTGTGAAGGCTGCCTCAGCAGCCTCTTTGCTTGTGTAGTTAACAAAGGCACAGAACTTCCGTGGAAGTCGGCGGATGGAGTCAATGGGCCCAAacctgcatgcagaggagagtaGGCACCACAGCGCTGCCAAGCCTGCTTGGAAGACGAATCCCCCCTCTTgtccatcctgccccccccccactatctcACTGTCAGAGGCCTGCCAAGCAAGGCAGAAGGAGGAAGGGACGGGGTCTGCCACCCTTCCCCACACAGCAGCAggagtaatggggggggggctactcaCGGCTGGAAATAGCGTCGCAGATCCTCTTGGGTGATCTGGGGCATGAGGTTCCCCACCCACACAGCAAACCACTCCCTGCAACAGAGAGCCCTGGTCAGCCAAGAGACGGAGGCGGCTGAGCCCCACAACTCACCTATGGCACCCACCCTATTGCATGAGCCCCCCGCCACGCTAAAAGACCAAAATTGATCAGCCACCATCAGGATTGTTTTCTGGGGTCCTCCTCCCTGTTGGGTCTCCTGCCCCTGCAGAGCAACCGACACAATGATGAAGAGGCCAGTCGGTGGCTGGTaaccaggggagggggggctcaTGTGCCCTGGGATCCAGCACACACACGCTCCaagggcagtgctgctgccacctggaTGGGAAAAAGGAGCTGGTTCAGCCACGTGGACCAGTCCCTTTTCCGCGTGTGTGTGAACAACGTGTGTCTTCCCCAAAATGGGAGCTGGGCCTTGGCATACGTGGAACCCAGCTACTGCCATCAGGGTCTGAGACAGGAGCACACGGACAGCACTCCTCCTCTGCCTCACAGATGAGTCACATCTGCAGCAGAAAGTAAGAAAAGCAAGGGACAGGTGAGCCGAAGCAGGCAGCATTCGTGCCAAGGTCCAGAAGCTGCTAGCGGCTGGAAGGTGGCTGGACTCATTCACACCCTTTCGCTCTTGACAACTCAAGGGGGTTATCTGCAACAGTTCTCATGCCTCCTGTCTCTTGTTGCCTCACCCCAAGTGCAAGCCTAGCCCCCAAATGCCTCACCCCCCCACACATGCTCCCCAGCCACTGTACCTGATTGGAGCTTGTGCCACTGGAGGAGGCAGGGTTCTGCGCTTGGAGTTGGTGATGGTGACTGGAGCCAGATGCCTTCCTGACTGGGAGGTGCTGCTCGTTAACGGCTGATCTCTGGGTTGAGCTCCTTgccaggaaggagggagaagaggctggcagcCTGCATCAGATGAACATGCAGGGCCCCACCCCACAACCCACCCAACAGCCACAATACATCCTTCCCAAGGGGTGTTCGTTGAGCATGTCAAACTGCCTCTTACCAGGCAAGGGCAGCTGGCCTTCTCTGGCTGGGACGTTCCACTTCAAATGATACTGGCTGAAGCCATTCTCCTGGCAGGAAAGAGCGACTTCTGGTGACCTTTCCTGGTGGGGGAAGTCACCAGGAACCCAAGAATGCCCTAGAAACTGCTACCTGCACACATGGCCTGCCTCACTACAGGGCCTTCCccagcccccacccccccagcatgCTGCCAGCAAGGGGAGGCCCCTGGGCCAGCTGGACCACGTGACCACTAGGTAGGGACACCCCTTCCCAGCACAAGGACTGCACCCTACTCACCAGTAACAGCTGAGCACGGCACCTCTCTAGCTGGATCGCTGCATCGTGACGAGAACCAtccagctgcaggagctccttAAAGGTCCTGGCAGCCTCAGCATACCGCTAGAAGAGTAAGAAGAAAGGAAGCGTCAGTCGCCGCTCTGGCACATAGGAGGCTGCCCTGGACAGTGCAGGTTCTGGGCCCACCTATGTCAGCAACACCGGGGCCGCCAGTAAAATTCTAGGCACATCTGCTCAGGTTCCATGGGGCTCAGTCCCAGGAGAGCAGGCATAGGCCCATCGCCTCGCTTCAGGCCAGAGAGTCAGAAATCTGGAGAGCCTTCCTGACAAGGAAAAGCTGCACCAAGTGGGACTTTCAGACTAAAAAAAGAAAGTTAaggaagaccacagctgagaCTTCTACAGCACTGCATGGAACAagcaagtttctctctctctctctctctctctctcacacacacacacacacacccacacacacacactccctcaaCCCAGGAGTCACCCTGTGAAACTAGCTGGCAAGAGATCCAGGCCAGCCATAAAAGGTCTTCACACAGAACAAGATCAGACTGCGGCATCTGCTGCCTTGAGATGGGCTAACAGCCACTAGCTTGTATGGAGAACCAGAGATCACACGTCCCAGTAACTGTGTGCTGTCCCTGCATGCTAAACTGCAAAGAGGAACCTCTTCCCTTGTGCCTATCAGCCTTGCAGGACCACTGGGGGAAGCAAAATGCTAGCCTAGATGCCCTCCCTAGACCTGGCCCCACATAGAGTTTTCCTGACCTACAGTGGAAGGCTGTTCCCAGCCCCAGCTAGAGAAGGCACCAAGGACCAAACCCAGAACCTCCTCACATCTGACTCAGGAGCACCCTCAGTTACTGCCTCCCCAACCACAAATGCAGAACACCCTCCTTGGCCATACTCCCACACAGCCAGAGAGAGGATCCCCAAGGCCTGGTCCCGCGTGCAGTACCTTCAGGCCCATGAGAGCCTTGCCCTGGCGGAAGAGGCCCTTGGGCCAGCCAGGCTGCAGGCTGAGGGCAAGCTGGGCATCACGCAAGGCCTCCACATAACACTGCAGCTTCTCGTAGCAGAATGAGCGATTTCCAAAGAACCTGGAGAGAGAAACAACGACCAGACTCAGCGTTCTTGCTAAAAAGCCTTCTTCGTAGCAAAATCTATGTGGAAAAAACCAACATCGCATCTGCCTCCAGGCCCCAAAGAGACCCCTTGCTCCCACTGGACCGTTGGTGGCCCTTCCTGTGCACAGAACTTTGCTATACCTGCTCAACCCATGCCAGGGTCAAGACAACCTTCAGAGTGCTCCAAGGAGTTGGGGCTGAAAGAATACTCCTCCCTTGCTTCTCCTCCGCCTCCTGCCAGAATACTCCCAGGTATTGTTTGGCAGGAACCAGCCCCTCCGTAGCAAAAGTGTTTAATCTCAACTCCGCAGAAGTCATCAACAAGATCAGGGTCACCTGACAACAGTTACTCAGCAATCAAGTTACATCTTTTTGAGGCATACAACCCCACATCAACTAAATAACCAGCAAACACTTGAAGCAATCTTTACGATACTACCTAAAAGAGGAGCGGGGGACTAAGAATGTCTTCCTCTGATGGAAAAATGTTGAAGCAACTGCTATGAAGGCTCTAAGACAGCAAAGCCTCACAGAGCACCAGTGTGATGTAAGGGCTGGTAAAATAGTATATTATAGGAAGTCTGGGCTTTGTCCTACTCTCCACTATAAACTCTTGCCAAAAACTCTCTGCCCCCAAAAGATCACTACAGCACAGAAAAGtcattctgagctccttgaagaaaaaAGCAGAGCCAAACCAGCCAATAAGGTGTGTACAGGCTTTACATAACATAGTGGGGTCCACTTCTACTGTGCCTGAAACCCCTGAGGAAGCCCTTCCTGGGGCACTGAAAGGTTGCAGCAAAAGACAGCGGCAGAGAGAACAGGAGACCCATAACATCATACTGCCAAGGGCCTATCTAGGCTAACAACTGTAGCTCCTCTATAtgacagagaagaaaaaagagaaagaacaggGCAAGTCCACCAATGCGATGCACCTGAAGTTTTCCATGGCCTGTGTGGTGACAAGAGATACTTCCAGCTGAACTGCCCACAAAAGGATGCAACAATACAGAtgggagagagaggagaaggaCAGGCCCCGGGCAGCTTCCtttcccactccctgccagaGCTTACCTGTATTCCCGGGGATTCAGTTTGACCGCCTCTGTGAACAGCAGCACGGCCTCACGATAGCACTCTCTCTTTGCAGTCTCATTCCCGCAATCTTTAGGACATGTAAGGTTGGGCAACATATTGCAAGGATACAAAACCAAAAGATGAACTCAATGTTTTACCCTCTTAAGGCACAATAGTGTAGCTAAACTTCTCTAAGAAACTGTCAGGGAACACTGaacccctcctctccccaaaaCAGGACAGGACTCATAATTCCTCCTGCCTTACACTAGCATGATCCCAtgaaaggagaagagaaaggaatacgtgggggaggggaggtgaacCATTGCACTATTCGCACCTGCCAGCACCAGACTCTGCTCTACAGGATTCATTTGGAGGCCACAAGACCGTGGAACCTGAAAGACAAGGTTGGACATGAGGCCCACCAGCCAGAGGATGCCTGGGAAGGACCACCTCATTCTGTGCTCTCATTACAAGGACTATGTGACACACGGTAGAACGATCCTCTTGCTCCTGAACCCCTCCTGCAACGTGTACTAGTACTGCTCATGACGTTAAATAGGAATTAGCCGCAAAGCAAAAGCCCAAAGCCAAACACGGCTGAGCCTTCTGTACCCTTGTTCCACCAGGAGTGCAAAAAAGGGGCAGCGTAAGGGAATAGGCTGCAACCAGCAGTAGGTTAAGCAGGCCAACGGCAGGCCTAACTACATGCTTCTGGCATCTACCGGTAAAAGACGGAGAAAGTTCAAGAAGCACATGCCTCTTCCGTAGCCATCAACAAAGGGAATGCTCCTCACCTCCTGTTCCACTTTTGGTTCCAGCTCCTTCCCTACAGGACTGGGTGCCTTTCCTTTCCTCAGAGACGGAGGGAGCAGGGGTTTGGGGCCCACCTTGAGACGAGCTTTTGAAACAAAGGTGCTGGTAAGATCAAGTTCCTCCTAGAAATTAAGTGgtggaaaaaagaaaagtgacTTTAGCTATCATCTTCAAGAAGCCTGGCTTCTTTGTTACCTTCTCCTTATCTTGCTCTCAGAAAGAAATTGTTTCCAACCCCAAAAAAAGAGAGATTCTTTTTTCAAGTTCTGCTATCAGCCAGACCAAAACATGAAGTTTACTGCACCAGTAAGCAAGCCTATGCTATGGAGTGAATGAGTAAATAACTAATTGGAGGGAAGAGAAGTTGGCAGTGGAGTAGAAAGCTCTCCCCATCACCTGCCTTTTTAAGTTCTCAGCAAGCAGGAAGGGGATCAGAGAGTTCACTGAAGCGCCTGGGCAAACAACGGGGCATCCAGCCCTGTTTGCAGCCTGAAGCAAGCCATTCAGCCAGCCTCACTGCTAGGCCGGCCCCGAATTCCAGGGTGAAACCTGCCCTCTTCGAAGTCAAAATCAGGGAGAGCAGGACGGAGCCCATTTCCTCTGGAGCCCACAGCAACTCCTGGTTTGCAGGGCAGGCACtgcaggcaggaagggagggcTGCGCACTTCAGCTTCAGCACCACCATGCATGGACCCCCAGGGACAGGTCAACCAGCCTCTGCCCAGGGGCGAGTGtggctactgcccccccccccgccagcacgCATGCTCACTTCCGTCTCCTCCTCGGTGCTCCTGCCTGAAGAGGCTGGGCTCTCGCTGGGATCCTGGGCGGAGCTGCCCTCCCAGTCAGGCAGGCCGGGCTCCCCACGACCAGCAGTGCCTATCAAGGGCTCTTTGCCAGGGATGCTCTGCAGAGACAGTAAAAGGTGACgggaaacgccccccccccaggctgctcCCTCCAGCGCGGGGCCCTGCGCCTCGGGGGACAGAGCTGCCGCCTGAGAGCAGAGGAGGACCGGCCAGCCCCGACGGCGCCCCCGCCCGGCCGCTCACCGCTTCCGCCCCGCTCTCGGccggctgctgctgttgctggcgCCGCTCCTGCCTCCTCCGGTCCTTCCGCCTCTGGGGGGAGAGAAAGCGCTGCGTCCCGGCCCgccagcccgcccgcccccccggCCCCACGCCCGCCCGCGGCCTCACCCGCTTCTTGAGGCGCTTCTTCTCCGCCCGCCGCCTCAGGCGCTCCTCCTCGGCCAGCAGCTCCTCCGCGTTCCGCGCCGCCTCCTGCTGGGCAGAGaagatgggatggggtgggatgggatggCTCGGCCAGGCCCGGCAGGCGCCCCCACGGCCCGCACTGACCTCGGCGGTGGGACGCGGCGGCGGCTGTTCCCGGGGGAGCGCGAAGCCCCGCAGCGGGCAGCCGGGGGCGCTGCTGGCTGGCGCCGGGCAGAGGAAGGCCCGCCGGAAGCCGCAGAAGGTGGCCGGGCCGCCGCCGGCATCCAGCCCGTCCTCGTCCTCGTCGTCCCGGTCCGGACAGGCCCAGCGGGGCTCCCCGTCGGGACAGGCCTCGTCCTCGTCCTCGTCGTCCCCCCGCTCGGCCACCAGCAGCCGCTGCATCCACATCTCCGCCCGCCCGGTCCGGCTTGGCTTCCGCGCACGTGGCCACGCCGCCCTTCTGCGGGCACGGCCTCGCCCGGAACGGGAGGGGCGCGCCGGAACAGCCCGTGCCCGTGACGCCGGGCCTGCAGCCGCGTCGTCGCTGGTGCCTCGGCCGGGGCGGGGAAGGCGCGGCAGCAGCAAGGCCCGCCCGGAAGGAGGCCCCGCGTGCGCAGGCTGCCAGCGACCCACGCGGAGGCCCGGCCCTGATCGCCCTTCCCGCTGCGGGCTCTCCCCCAGCCGTCCACCGCCGCCCCGATTCCCCGTTCCCGCTGCGCGCACTGCTGCCGGCGCTCCGCCCCCTGCATCAGAGCACCGACCCCCAGGCCCTCCTGCCGgacaggctgctgctgccgccgccccgCACAGACTGAGGCGTCCTGACCCAGATGCGGCCctgctccttttctttccccaCAAGGGTCAGTTTAAATGCTACTGTGCCAGCTCCAGCCATGCAGAGACCCTTGCGCTCTGCCTAACCGCCCGTGCGTGGAACAGCCACCTTTGCGGTCCTGGCTTTGACCTTGCTACCTAGCAGCCTGGCTCCATTGCCCCACTCCTCCAGCTACAGGAGCCCCTCCATTCTCTGACATGGGGCTCACAGCAGCCAAAGTGCACATCTGAATCCTAGAATGACACGGTGACTGTGAATTTTAACTTTGCGCGAGCCATACAAAGACTTAAATATGGCAGCTTTAGATTTGCTGAAGGATGCGCTTTTGGGCTGCCATGAGTCCTGCACGAGGCCTGGAGCAGACACCTGGGGCCCTGCCCCACACCCTGGCAAGCAGCCCAGACCCCAGCACTGTCCTTGGCTAACAAACTGTTTTGAAAGGACAGAAGCCTGTCCTTAAAATACCCTCCAGAACCATCCTTTTAGCACCTGCCTGCAAGCACCTGGTACAGATGCACCCTTTCCAAGTACAAAGGCTGTGCCAAATCAACCCTGCAAGTTGCCTGTACCCAACCCTGGCGATGGTTCTCTGCGCAACCCTCCTGCCTGGCGCCTCTCTGAGGACACATTACTGCAAGGGAACTGGCCCTGCTTCTGCCCTGAAGGGGCTTCACCAGTTTTACTGGTGCTAAAATGAAGTGAAACTAACAGCGTCAAAACCATCCAACCACACTGTTTGCCGCTTAGGAACCAAGGCTTGCTGCCTCCTGACCTCCTGCCTTGGTCTGAATGCTCTACTGTTCATTTCAGACCAATTCCATTTCAGCGGAATATATTGCctagagaggtggtggactctccctcactagagatattcaagcagatgcttgacaagcacctgttggatgCTCTAAGAGGAATTCCTGCCTAAGCAGGGAGTGGACTAGCTGACCTATTAGGCtgcttccaactctatgattctatggccAGGTCCTCTGCTGACAGCCTTTTCTTCCTTCTCAGCACCTCACCCCTTTTAAATCTCCTGTCCTTAAAAAATGACCTGCAGGtaacagagcccccccccccacacttcctcACATTACTCACTGCTTCTCCTCATGGCTAGTGGCTTCACCACAGGCCCAGCAAGAGCACAGAAGACAGAAGTGAACTACTCCAACATCTGAGCGGAGATGGCCACTTCTTCGAGTGTCAAGAGCTGCTCACAGCTCCAGGTACAGCAGTAAGGAGAAATGGCTGCAGCCAGGTTTCTGAGCTAGGCAGGAGTAGGTCCAGTGCAGTTCCAGCACAGAAGCCACATCATAAACTGCCCTAAGCATTTATGCCAACTAGCTTCAGACCTATATAGAGTCTGCAGCCAACTCACCCGGTTCCACCCTCTCTGCTTGCCCAAGAAAGAATCAAGAGCACCCGCACCTGCAGAGCCCAGGTTATGACATTACAGTAAAAAGCCGAGAGGACACTTGTTGAGATTCTGAAGTCAACGTCCAgagctggcagtggcatagcccaGATTTTATTTGTCACGCACAACTGCAGAAGGGGACTTACAGCATGAAGCCAAGCACTGCCCTcctgcccagcaccagcactgccatGGTCCTTGACACTGCCTGCACAGCAAACAAACCTTGGCCTCATCTGGTAGGGTGCAGTGTCAGCTCCTCCTTGCCCAGCAGAGCTGTTGACTAGTGCTGTTCTTGCTTCCGAAGGCTTTGCTGACCCTTGAACAGTGAGATCAGCTCAGACAATGGAGCAATGTGCCCCCCCCCGTTCCATCCTGGAATGCCAGAGTAGAAGCAGCAGGCGGAGTGGCGGCCTGGTGCCCAGTCCAGCCCTGATAGGTGCATTACCTCTCCTCCACCCAAGGAGAGGATCCTTCTTGGCGTGGCAAGCCCAGACATGCATGTGCAAGCAGTCATCCGAATGGGGGGAAGATGCCTGCCCCGTGCCTCTGGGAGATGTGGCACCCTTGAGTCCTCCCCCTAAAGGCTGGGCTTGGTGCTCCCACTGCAGTCCTGGCCAGCAGAGGCACCACTCAGGGCTCTGAGGTTCGGCTCATGCAGGGTAGGCCAGGCACTTTCCAGCGGCGCCCGCCATGCAGGCGCAGTGCCAGCCACTCTTGCTGTGTGGAGCTGAGGTAAGTCTCCGGGCTGCAGCCCCCTCCTTGCACGCGGCTCAGCAGATCACCCACTTGACTGGGCAGTGAAGCTTCCACTTGGACAGGCAGCCCTTCCAAGCTTTCCAGGCTGTTCAGGCTCCCTGGGCCACCCTCCTGTGTGCGGATGCCATTGTAGGAgcctgtggaggaggaggagggtcaccTCAAAGCCTACATGTTCCGTGCAGGGGGGAGGAAAGTGCTCACCTGGGCCAGGCTCAGCAGCTCTGCAACAGGGCTGTTGGGGACCGCAGTGGGTCAGTGCCACTGTGACCAATCTAGAAGCCAGGCTCCATTTCAAAGGGGAGATCATCTAGCCATGCATCAGTTCCTACAGTAGCCAAGCAGGCACCCCCTTGGGCAGCTCAGAGAAGCACAGCATCAACATAGCAACCTCCTCCATTTTGTCATAGCATGGAAACTACATTATGCACAGGAGTGTTCCAGCGCCAGCATGCATCACCTTAGGCGTTAAGGGGTCCTCACCAGCAGCGCTGGAAGGAGGCCAGCCTGACATGCCCCAAGTGCCTGGCAGGAGCAAGAAGCACTCAGCAGGTGCGTGGgggcagtggcagtcctggctgcTGAGCGCCTGGGGTAAGCATTGAAGTGCCGTCCCCtcaggcccttagaaggccttctcaTGCCTTAAAACTTCAGTTCCGTTtcttccaaaaacaggaagtgacgttttaagacTGTCCAGAGGCCCTAGAAAgtcttctgaaggttggggagggcACGCAGACAGAGAGGCAGTGGGTGCAGGAGGCCCTTGGGGTGGCACAGCTAGGGAATGCCACCTGCCAGCCATGCTACCTAGGAGCATTTGCACCCATGCGCCCCCCCACTACACCACTGCATGGTGGAGACGAGCTAAAGCAGGAACCTGCCAGCTTGCACTACGGCCACCACGTTTCCATTCACTTCTCGCATCAGGGCTTCACAAGGAGGCGTGCTGCCTCTCAGCATTGAGAAGTCCTCTTGAATTTTTATGACTAACAGCCACTCGTCCCTCTGGAACCTTCCCACATAAGCTGAGCATCTCTTTCTCGCCCCAGCTCCACTTGCCGGGTAGTGCGGTTGCAGAAGAGAGACCGCGACACTCACAGCACTTGTGGAAGGCGTCCCAGGTGTGCAAGGGCAGGGAGGCCCTGCTGGGTtgctgcagcaggcaggcaatggCGTTGTCCACCTGCTGGAAAATCCGGAGGGAGAGCA
This genomic interval from Tiliqua scincoides isolate rTilSci1 chromosome 6, rTilSci1.hap2, whole genome shotgun sequence contains the following:
- the TTC31 gene encoding tetratricopeptide repeat protein 31 codes for the protein MWMQRLLVAERGDDEDEDEACPDGEPRWACPDRDDEDEDGLDAGGGPATFCGFRRAFLCPAPASSAPGCPLRGFALPREQPPPRPTAEEAARNAEELLAEEERLRRRAEKKRLKKRRRKDRRRQERRQQQQQPAESGAEASIPGKEPLIGTAGRGEPGLPDWEGSSAQDPSESPASSGRSTEEETEEELDLTSTFVSKARLKVGPKPLLPPSLRKGKAPSPVGKELEPKVEQEVPRSCGLQMNPVEQSLVLADCGNETAKRECYREAVLLFTEAVKLNPREYRFFGNRSFCYEKLQCYVEALRDAQLALSLQPGWPKGLFRQGKALMGLKRYAEAARTFKELLQLDGSRHDAAIQLERCRAQLLLENGFSQYHLKWNVPAREGQLPLPGAQPRDQPLTSSTSQSGRHLAPVTITNSKRRTLPPPVAQAPIREWFAVWVGNLMPQITQEDLRRYFQPFGPIDSIRRLPRKFCAFVNYTSKEAAEAAFTALQGVEVEGSKLLLQLKHPVHATPLPTKASSGL